Below is a window of Musa acuminata AAA Group cultivar baxijiao unplaced genomic scaffold, Cavendish_Baxijiao_AAA HiC_scaffold_1139, whole genome shotgun sequence DNA.
AATATAATTCATGCCTCATAGACCAGAGTGTCAAACACTCATGAAAAATCATGTAAAAAAAATGTTAGTGTGACCAAGATGAAAATATCATGTAATGCTTGTGAGAAAGTATGAAAAAGATGTTTTTATTTGTAAGCAACCAGGTATAGTCCCAGTAGAAAACAAAATGATGAAataaacatgttaaaaaaaaGATCAAATGAGTTGAGAACATCAGACTAAAATATACTACAGATCCATTTGGAGCAAACAGAGGTTTCAGGGAGAACTAGGAAAGCTGAAATATATTCAGAACTTTTATTGAATTTTAATCTTGTTAAAGGCTACCATGTTGGACACCACAAATTTAAGCATAAAAAACACTCTATACATGGTGCACTGTTGTAATTGTAGGCGCAGAACACTGCATTGTCTGGCCACTATGAAGACCATCATTGCCACTTTTTACTAGGAAAAAAGTGCAAGAAGATACGAGTGAACTCCAACACAACCATCCTCTCCAGTTTTTAGAATGGAGCAAAATTCAACTAGAAGAGTGAACTGAATCACATAAGATCCTTGAACCTAATACTATAAATTAAAAGACCACAGCACATGAGAATTAGTTTTGTGGCTCATAATGGTTGTGGCACGAATACATCACATACCGGAAGAAATCAATTATGCAGCCATGCTGCATAAACTTCTGAATTTACAATATTACATGAGAATCAATGAGGTTCGAATTCACTAGTAATAATGATAACAATACTTAGTTTTCCTGGCTTGCTCTAGAAAGAAACTGAAAGAAGAAGAATACCACTTAAATAATCAAGTCCTCATCTACTTAAAACCTTAGCGTGAAACTCTAGCACTTTGGCACACAAAAAATAATCTTAGTTTTCCTTCTTACTtacaaaatgaatgatgaatttGTTCACTGGCAAATTACCAGCAAAAATATTCAGCAAAACCTACATTCACAATGTATTCTACAAAACTTTCCTTCTTTTGTTGTACCAACAAGAATAGGTCCTTAGAAATACCTTATTATTATTTCCAAAGTCATAAAGAAGAAATCTGACAAGTATCTGAAGTCTAAAGCATCATAATGTTCTTTGGTACATCAGCTTAACATTGGCCATCAACTGTACCACATGGTTGGCACTTTTGGCTCTGAAATAACTTTATATACAAATGTTCCTGTTTACCTAGTAATAGAAAACATAGTTATACAACATGGAGAAAAATCCAGATATCGAGATCCCTTACTTGAACCAATGTCGGTGTTACAGAGAGACCCATCTTCTCTTTTCAGCAGGACTCTGACCCTCCCTCTCTGCATGAAGTCCCGAGAATATGCCTTGTCTAACTGCAGAGGTTTAAAGGCATACATCTACGAGTCAACAAATTATGAACCGAGGAAGGAGAAAAGTGCCGTGGGTTGACGCACCTCGATGGCAAATGGAATCTTGAGATAACTGCAGCAGTCACCGATCTCAATGCAAGTGGGATTCTCGCATGCCTTCGTCGCACCGACCCTGCGGCCCTCGGTGACCGTCTTCTTTGAGTTGATGTACACCGGGTATATCACATTCCATTTCTTTATATTGGGTACTTCGATCTGCATCCTCGATTCCACCAGCAACGATCTGAGAGGTCACATGGAACAGAAATCAATCCTAATCGGACAACAAATTCAACTTTGGATCAGTTCGAAATCCAGTCTTTATACGGAATCAAATCAAATTAGCTAAGGATCCAAACAGCGATCATCATCGAGTCCCAGATGAGCAGATCGATCGATGATGAAAGGGGGGTGGTGATCCTTTGGGGGTAGAAACATCGATGTTAGGGCTTAAAGAGAGGATCAAGGAAGAAGAAGTTCACCGAGATCTTACCaacagagggaggaggaggaatcgCTGCGGGCGGCGACGGAGTTCGTACGCGATGAAGAGGGGGGAACCCGTCGTTCCCTCTCCGATTAAACTGATATCGTGTTGCGATTTCGGATCCGGATTCGTTAGATCCGAACCTGACCCGCTTGGTCGCTTCACGCCACTCGCTTCCCTCGGGTAGAGAATCCGCCTCCGAGCACTATCAGCAAATAAATGAGATATCTGAATAATACAAAGAAAATAACGGAAAAATAAAGCTATGGTAATCTCCTTTTTATTTAGATCTTATATCTGATTCCAATAATATTATTTGAATTTATATTATAGGATGATCCGATCCGATCCGAACTAAACCCGATAATAGAGGGAGGAGGCATGGTTGAAAGGTGAGATGAACCCCACTAATATTTCTTATTAAAAGGGATAATATCAGTAAAAAAAATAAACGACTAGAGCCGGCGCGGATCATCAGACTCGGCTCTGAGCTGATCCGGCTAGCCCAGCGGCGCAAGCCGGCCCAGCGAGCTCTGGCCCAATCCAATTGTGATCTATTAATCACGTTGACCAACACAATTTACTGACCATCTCGATCGAAGATAACGCCACATCTAACGCCCGTAATTATGATGGAAGATACGAGTATTAACCTGCGGAGATTATAATAGCAATAGCTGTCCTTAGAGAGCGGCCGGCAACAAAGTAACGTTTAATCTCCATCATTTGGCCTCCTCCGTCGCTACTCGACAAGCGAAAGCATCTCTTCGCGTCTCTACTTAACCCCTCCTCGCCTCGGCGAACGCCCGCCCACCTGCGCTCCGCCCTTCGATTCCCTCGCCATGGAGGACGACGTTTCAGGCCATCACCGCGTTCCAGTTTACTCGTCGGCCACCGAGGTAGACGAACTGAAACCTCTTTCCTTCGAGTTTCAGCTTCTATCGGCATCGTTTCTGTCTGAATTGAAAGCCTACGGAAACCTAATCGCAGAAAGTTCCCTCTTTTATTCGAGTGAGTTGTTGATCGAACTGATTGTTAGGTTGTGGAGAAGCTGAAGGAGAAATGGAGCAGCGTGAAGAAGCAACCGTACCCGGCGATGTATTCCAGCGTCTTCGGGGGGATAATTCTTGATCCGACCGTGATGGTGATCCCCATCGACGATCACATGGTTCATAGAGGGCATGGCGTGTTCGATACCGCCATGCTTATGGATGGGTGGGCACAAATTTTACTTATGTTGCTCTCTTTGCAAATGGTTTCATACAAAGTTCAGCTTGTAGTCTAGAATGAGTTGTTTCAGCTGGTTTATATTTTGCATTCGGTGGTTAGTTTCCTTGTTGAAATCTGATTGAAAGACCATGGTTTTGGATTTCCTAGGATACTTGTTAGTCACTGTTATATAAGTTTGATTCACTATTTGTTTCTACATAGCATCCGGATCTCACACATGCTATCCAAGAACCAAATTTCTACATTGTTTACTACCCATCATTTTTCCTTTCTGTTATAATTATTTGAGTTAACCACTCATTGTTAGCTCTGATTATTCTGGATATGCATGTGAATTTACCTTTTTCATGGAGTTGCAATAGAAGGATTTGACTTGCGGAGGTAAATGACTTACAGCTATCTGACATAGGTGGGTCTTAAACCATTATTGTTGCAAAGAAGATATCTAATCAGGTATAAGGAAATGAGAAGCATTTGCTTTTATAAAGAAAACAGAGGTAGTGGTAAATCGAATTCAGAGTTTAGGGTCTGCAAATTGCAAAATATGGTTGACCGAAACATTGTTTAGTTTACTTCTCATTTGAATAAAATGCACAGCACAAAAAAGGATGTAAAATAGGGTTGGCTGGTTTGAACATGATTTTTTCCTCGTCCAAAATGTAATTGCTTATGTGACTCTGAGTGTACATATACAGGTATCTGTATGAACTGGATGCCCACTTGGACCGATTCTTGAGGTCTGCGTCGAAAGCAAAGATCACTTCCCCCTTCCCTCGCGAAATTTTGCGTAGCATACTTATCCAAATGACTGCAGCATCCAAGTGCAAAAGGGGCTCAATTAGATACTGGCTGAGTGCAGGTCCCGGGAATTTCTTGTTATCACCAGCAGGCTGTCCAGAGGCCGCCTTCTATGCGGTAGTTATTGATGTTGACTATTCTCAATGCAAGGAAGGTGTCAAAGTTATTACATCCACCATACCAATGAAGCCTCCTCTATTTGCTACTATGAAGAATGTGAACTATATCCAAAACGTTCTTTCGGTAATGGAAGCAGAAGAGAAGGGTGCCTTTGCCTCGATCTGGGTTGACGACCAGGGTTATATTGCAGAGGGCCCTAATGTTAATGTTGCATTTATAAGCAAGGGCAAGGAATTGCTGCTTCCACCATTCGATAAGATACTTAGTGGCTGCACCGTTAAGAGGCTTGTGGCGCTAGCACCCAAGTTAATCGAGAAAGGTCTCCTGAAAGCCATCAGGACTGCTCATATGACAATAGATCAAGCTAAAGATTCAGATGAAATGATGTTTGTTGGGAGTGGGCTGCCCGTAATGCCTATAGTGCAGTGGGATGATCAACTAATTGGAGATGGTAGTAATTATTCTTTCGTTGCAGATAATACTAAATTCTTGGTTGCGACTCTCTTATGTAGTTATGTTTTCATGTTTATGTCAGGAAAAGTTGGGGAAGTGACGCTCGCTCTCTCTGATCTGCTCTGGGAGGATATGATTGCGGGTCCAGAAAGGATTCAAGTTCCCTATAATTAAACTGTTTGCGTATCTGATTGGACTGATTTACTCTTCATGAATCTACAATTTGTAGCTTTTATCATTTCTAGAATGTATGCTGAACAATTTCGTGCTGGCAATAGTGAAGCTACTCCTGAATTGTCTTTGTTCAGCTTGTTTTTCTTTTAAATGAGTCCAATTCaagatcataatatatttttcctccaTTCTCTCAACCATTCCTTCTTGTGCAGCTGTTGCATGTTGTTATGGCATTCGAAGAGCTTAAATTTGTTGTCCAACTTAGACATTGTTATCCAGCAAGAGATATGGACAAAGACAACATAAATGCATGTATATAGCAGCAGCAGACTATTTGCTCCGACTGTTTTGTGATTTCTTGTTACTAATGTATTCTTTTATGATGGAGTTGTTGACTTCAACACATATAGAAAGTTGAGCTTTGACTTGCCTTGTCTTGTGACTAACcccatcacaaaaaaaaaaagaaaaaacaaaaggagCTAATGGAGCAGATTTGCCAAATATCTCCAGTATTGAAGAGGACTTATCGGGGACCGGTCTCTTTAGAACTTAGGGTTTCTTTCTCTAAATTGTTGTTCAAAGAGTACTaagaagattcatttattgcttatcaaaaataaataaatacatgattatttacagggcttctaaaccctaactcctaatatgactcatacttttaaccaactcctaataagactcctactctaagaagcaacctctcaactaaccctaaccctagtcggtctcttcacctttttaatagaaGTCgactagataggttttacatgaatgctcctttcaataaaattcaattaaaaCTCTCCTAGCATGTATGGCTAGagtcgtaggaagacccaatctcctactgaaaatcctCCTTCtcttttgtgttgatcatattactgtttcatccttgcttaGGTTGTAGTAatattatcttttagtaacttcagcattttgtctctagttccttgtctacttgttctactttagaggtgcccaataCATATTTTAGGATCACAAGGGAGGTCgaccatacatagcctcatagggagttcattttgtggatgaatgataagttgtattataccaccactcggcccagggaagccactttgtccactcttttggccagtcattagtgaagcatctgaggtatgtctccaagcacctattcaccactttAGTCtaaccgttgatttgtgggtaatatgtcgtactcattttcaatttagtattctGTATCTAGAATAATTCTATCTAAAATATGCTTATGAAGACCCTATCacaatcacttacaatagatctcggcatcccatgcaattttacaatattctctttctcctttttgtaagttatttcataatcatatgcaAGAAGCATTATTACCCGTTTTTgttactcgggggaagatatcttctactccaagaaatattttaggcttttatggttggtcttgatttgaaagcgtc
It encodes the following:
- the LOC135671380 gene encoding signal recognition particle 19 kDa protein-like, translated to MQIEVPNIKKWNVIYPVYINSKKTVTEGRRVGATKACENPTCIEIGDCCSYLKIPFAIELDKAYSRDFMQRGRVRVLLKREDGSLCNTDIGSKKQLMLRVAELIPKHHGRTKKQEPANTSTATVGPSKSGKGGKKKR
- the LOC135671379 gene encoding D-amino-acid transaminase, chloroplastic-like; this translates as MEDDVSGHHRVPVYSSATEVVEKLKEKWSSVKKQPYPAMYSSVFGGIILDPTVMVIPIDDHMVHRGHGVFDTAMLMDGYLYELDAHLDRFLRSASKAKITSPFPREILRSILIQMTAASKCKRGSIRYWLSAGPGNFLLSPAGCPEAAFYAVVIDVDYSQCKEGVKVITSTIPMKPPLFATMKNVNYIQNVLSVMEAEEKGAFASIWVDDQGYIAEGPNVNVAFISKGKELLLPPFDKILSGCTVKRLVALAPKLIEKGLLKAIRTAHMTIDQAKDSDEMMFVGSGLPVMPIVQWDDQLIGDGKVGEVTLALSDLLWEDMIAGPERIQVPYN